A genomic segment from Mesotoga infera encodes:
- a CDS encoding MarR family transcriptional regulator — translation MSKKEDVAIPSEDELLRLDNQLCFALYSSSRGIT, via the coding sequence GTGAGTAAGAAAGAGGATGTCGCGATTCCAAGTGAAGATGAGCTGCTCAGACTGGACAATCAGCTTTGTTTTGCTTTGTACTCCAGCTCGAGGGGTATCACAA